The genomic region GAGGGCGAAGCAGTAGACGTCGCCGGGATCGTCGCGGCGTTCTGCGGAGCGCACCGATGATCCAGATCACGCCTCAGATGCGGGTTCTGGTCGCGGTCGAGCCGGTGGACTTCAGGCGCGGCATCGACGGCCTTGCACAGGTGTGCCGATCTCGCCTGGGGGCGGACCCTCTGGCAGGGACGGTGTTCGTCTTCCGCAGCCGGCGGGGTACGGCAGTCCGGCTGTTGGTATACGACGGCCAGGGATTCTGGCTATGTCATAAACGCCTTTCGCAGGGCCGGTTTCGCTACTGGCCGGCGGCGGGTGATGCGCCCGGTGCGAGCCTG from Candidatus Tanganyikabacteria bacterium harbors:
- the tnpB gene encoding IS66 family insertion sequence element accessory protein TnpB; amino-acid sequence: MIQITPQMRVLVAVEPVDFRRGIDGLAQVCRSRLGADPLAGTVFVFRSRRGTAVRLLVYDGQGFWLCHKRLSQGRFRYWPAAGDAPGASLQAHELQVLLCGGDPSATCAAPLWRQVCVSA